The Corvus moneduloides isolate bCorMon1 chromosome 16, bCorMon1.pri, whole genome shotgun sequence genomic sequence CCATGAAAAAGTAATCCAGAAGTGCAGCAAAGGCTGGGATCtttcactgaagtcaatggaTAAAAGCTTAAAGAATTGGATCCAGCTTGTCTGTCCTGAAATTCACTGACTGTACCTGTGGATACCACGAATATACTTTCATGAGTCTCTGCTTTCTTGAGATCACTGTTGAGAATGTGATTGTCCTCTCCATGATTGAAAAGGCTAAAGAGAACCttaaaagcaaaacctgaaATGACTCTGTACATAAAGTACCAAATGGTGCTTCATCAGAAACATGGATGATATTGCAGCCATAACTGAGGCTTCTTCCCCCAGACTGTGAAGGTATGGAGCAAGTCACAAACAGTTTTATGACTTCAGCACCAGCACTGACTTCCTAGTGATACTTTTGGCATAACCCACAGTCTCTACccttattttcttctgtcacaCCTTAATCAGATTTCATCAATTCCTATTTATCCACTAATCttgaagagggagaaaagcctGTGATAGAAAGCCTTCAGCTGTGCACCTGGCCCATAGAAACAAGTTCAGAAGCCACAGTAAGCATTCCCATCTGATAGAGACTAGAATACAGATCTGTTAGACTGCTCCACTAAAAACAGTTTGTGTATTCCCACATGGTGCATTTTGCGGGAAAATAAGCCTCACAGATAGTAATGTGGTATGAAATTACAGCTCCTTAcacaatgtttttcttttatatttctgtagTCAAAAAGGCAATTAACTTAAATATGATAGAGAGCCTGTAATTCTGATCTGTCTGTGGCAGTGATACTGGATAGAGGCAGTTATTGCTACTTGCTAAAAATTACTGGTtaactttgtatttaaaataaattctattaGAATAAAACATCAAGATATAAGTTAGATGTGTAAACTATTTTCATTGTGACAATCTGTAGtcaaagatttttatttttcctgtgaggaaaccaaatacattttcagaaatgttacaTTCACTATGTATACATCTACCTGGCTGGGAAGGAGATGTCCTATAAATCTATTTTTCCAAGATGAATACTGCAGTTTTAGCCCAGTGACAGTTCTGTATTAtggaaaaataagtgaaaaaagCAGATAATGTTTTGAATCaaaattgtaaaatattaatatagCTCTTCTTTCATTATTAGAATGTAATCTTATTAAATTTCTCATAGAAATATGGTTATAAgcaaaaaaatagttaaaacccccaaaatgaACTAAGCAAAAAGGCTAACCAAACCCTAATAGATGATAAATGAGGCTAATTTGGAATTGAGAAGCAATcaccatgaaaaaaacccatgaagtTTTAGAGACAAGAACAATTATTATGAACTCCTGTTTGAAGATCTTTCTTTTCTACAGTTTGTAGTATTTAGCACCTGCTCCAGAAATGTCTTCTAAAAATaaccattttctgtttcagacaAAATTTACATTGAAAATTATCTCGGTGCAGCTGCTCAGTTTTTCTACAATTGTGAATTGCCAAAAAAGGAGCAGCAATTCCTTGGGGACCTCAGAGTTATATCCTTTTTCTGTAACATGATCCCATGTAGTGGAGCTGTGATGGAAGTCCATTATTACTGCTAACTGTTCTTAGAGCTGCTCAAACTGAGAACTGAGAAGTCCTTTGTAGATGATCCTTGCTCTTTTACACTTTCTGTGGCTTTGTAGTTCCATAATTACTGCCCCTGATGTCACAGTGCCCCAAAAATGAATACTTTGATAATTTGCTGCTCTCTTGTACTCCTTGTCACCTCCGGTGTTCCAGTGCACCACCACCCTCATGTGAAAACTACTGTGAGAAGAGTAAGTAGATTTCTGCAAtactctggctgtgctgggcatcTTCATGTTGTATTTTATATTCAAGTTTTATGTGTTGGGCGTTTTCTGTACATTAGTTATTGCTTATGATTAATGTAATGCATCTCTTTTATTTCACAAGGTACCGATTCCAGTGGAATTCTTTGGATTTGTTTGGGCTTAGGTGTGATTTTAATACTCACTCTGTTCACCTTAATGGTCTTGTTTAAATGGAAGCACCTAAAGcaactaaaagaaaaactggaaaacacaggTAAATAAATAAGATTATTCAACAAATAATCCTAGATCCTTGTACATTTTAGCTACTCTTACCATGTAAAAACTTGCATATAATTTATATTCCAGATTCTGATGACTTTGTTGGATTGTTTGGTATTCCTCAAATAGTCTCCATGAAGTTATCATAGTTATTAGGAAATAACTATCCTGATGGTGACTTGCAAAAGCACCAATCTCTCTTTGTTGGTTCTGGATCCAGTCAGGCTTGTTCATACCTGTTGTTCCTACCTGGCTTACTTGCTGCTGTTTGAGAAATCATTTATTCATCCTCAAAAGCAAAATCTTTGTAAGGGTTTCACCCTTTTCTCATTGAATGCAAGAGGAATTCTACCCAGGCAGAGGATACACATTTAATATTAGCTTTTCATTTAATAagactttaaataattttatttaatattgtaGTCTGTGAGAAGCATATGTGGTATATTTTGTGAAGGTGAAAAAAAGTacgtttttttttccattttacaaaTACTATATTTGTGAGTGTTCAGACAATAAATAACAATTGGTGAGAAAATGTGTTGGATTACTTCAATGCTTATTCTGAATTATAGCAGTTGTATTGTCATAGAACAAAAGATTATCATCTGTAACTACACCTTAAAACTTTCACTATCTCTTAAAACTTTCACTAAGGTTAGAACATAGTTGCACCATAATGAAATTTGGATCTTTAATAGATCTTTGTTTGGTATAGCATGATGTATGTACTAAATTAACTTCTGTATATTTACAGACTCCTCTGCGGAGCCGAATAATAGTCTCAAGGATAATACTGAAAGCAGTGTGAATACAGAAGAAATTAGACACACAATTCCAAGTGAAACATTAATGTATTCAGTGGAAGAATGCACTTGCAGTGACTGTGGCTTGGTAAAACCTCAGACTGGCTGTGAAACTTCATTTCCATTACCAGCTACTGAAGAACGAGCTACTGTTCTAGTTACCACCAAATCTTTTGATTATTACAACTACGTTCTGGGTGTTGGATGACTGGGAGAGAAGTGTATTTGTACTGAGTAATAATAAATGAGTTATTCCAGTATAGCTGTTAACCTTAATACTTGCAGTCAGTGGAGAAGGCAGCATGTCATCCTTACAGATCTCCCATCATGCTTTGATTAATATTGTTATATTATTTCTAATTATAGTATTTCATTAGTCAAGCATTTCTACATTATTCTCAAGCACTCAACTAGTTactggaatttttaatttctgaaagtcCTTACACAGGACAGCTTTATCTGCCTTTAGAGGATGTATCTACTCACACCAGATATATACAAAATAAACAATATGTTTATGTTAGACTCAGATCTTGTGCCAAAAATTACTTGATGGTACACAAGGACTGTTACAAGAGGCAGATATGAAGACCCACAATACATGCCCAGTCTTGAAAAGAGTAATTTCAACACTTGAAATAGGAATGTTCTAAAGATGGATACCTTGTACAGTATGGAAGACCCAGCGTTCAGCAGGTATCACTGGGTCACCCTTAGAGAGGTTGTGGTGCTGGGGAGCACagatcataaaatcacagaatatcctgagttggaagaaaCCCTCAAGGATCActgaagtccagctcctggccttcACTGCAATCCCTGCAATCCTGTGTATTTCCTAGTGGTACAAGCTTTCCTTTCAGTGCTAAGTGTTTTCAGACtgagatttatttctcttttactcATTTCTTTACTTACCATTATTATATTTACAAGCATGGGTGATTAGTCATGCTAGACTACTCTGTGGCCTAAAATTAGAAATATACTTCTGTCACCTTGACTTCCAAGCATTAATGTTGCTTTCCTAATATTAGGCTACAATCTTATTCCTGGAAAACTGCaacaacagaagaaacaatCACACAAGCAACCGAAACAACAATCGTCTTTATTTGCAGCTAACTTTCTACTTCAGATTCCTGCATGAATGatgaattaaaacattttactgcACAAAATCTACGAATGATTACAGTTACAGCATCTTTAAGAGGCTGACACAAAGTTTGGGGCCAGTTGGGAGTTAGGTGGTCTGCATGGTTTTGGCCACACAGAGCCAACACCTCTCAGATAGGCCTAGAGACCTATTAAATTATCATcactttggtttttgtttttatttaatgacCCTTTCCGAGCTTTCACCTTGCACAGCACATGCGACAGCAGAGGACACTTTATCTCCACTTTGCTCACCCTTCCTTTCCCGGTGTGCCGTCCCTGTCCCGCAGGATGCCTGTGCCGGGGGGGCTCCGGGCGCGCAGCAGCTGCGACAGCTCCGGGGCCGGGCGGCTCCGCGCCGGGGCGCGCTGAGGGCGCGGGGGCGCGCTGAGCAGCCCCGGGCCGGGAAGCGCTCCGCCGCGCTCCCGGGGCCGTGTTTACCTTCCGGGGCGCCGGGCGGGTTCCGGGGCGGGAGGTGGCTGTCGGCCCGGCCGTGGCTGTGCGGGAGAGCGGCGGCTCCGGCGGACGGAGCCCCGCGGGCACCATGAGCGGTGAGTGcggccgggccaggccgggcccgGCCCTCCGGGCGCTGTGGGGACTGGCGCGGGCAGAGCGTGCCCGGGGGCCCGAGCGGGAGTGGCCCTGCCCTTGTCCCCCCCCGCTTCTCGCTGAGGCACGGAACATTTGGGTCTCTTATAACCACACCTCGTGCCTTATTCCGGCTCCCCAAGTCCCCCCGAAGTGGTGTTTTACCCCGTTTTAAATCCTCTATTCTGCCCTTGAGCGTGGCACTGGCTCATAGCACAAGTGATGCTGGGCTCGGGCATCTGTGTTGTCTCAGCTGTGCAAAATCATAGGAAATAGTCCGGAGGAAATAAATGACCAGGAGAAAATAAGaattgaaaaaatttaaaaacatgaacTCAGGAGCATGCAGTCGGTGGGAGAGGTGAGAACCACGACTTGAGGAAAAAGGGTCCCTGTTGCTGTGTCCCTAACTGAGTCCCGGTGAGGATGTGTCTGTTTGGATACGGTAATTTCTGTGTTAGAGGGAAGTGGTGCGGGGGTGTGCTAAATCCTGAGGGTAAATGTGTGTTTAATCCTGAGCTTTCTGAAGTGTTTGTCAAGGAAATACTTAAAGCTTTGCATGAGAATTGCGACCTATAAACTACAGGACTGGAGGAAGCAGATCCACTTGAACAGGCTGGCATGGAGAGTTATTTGTTAggatagagaaagaaaatctttagaCTTTTCTTGTAGAGGTAAAGGATAAGTCATACTTAATATGTATTAAAACACATTGGCAagggtttgtttggggctttttgagAATGGGGGTGCTTTAGTAAAAACTTTGATGGGTCTTTCTGTACAGCTTCAGCAGTGGAAGTTGCAGACAACGCTCTGCACCTGAGAATTGGATCACGCATTGATCTCCCACCCTGATTTAATACATGTTGATCTTTGTTGCCAAAGggagtaagaaaaaaaacctgaggaCTTAACTGGAGTAACTAAATGCTACATGTTTATGGAGAGCAGTCATTTCTGAAAgtgaattgaaaaataaaaccacttcacttgtatttttctttgttttgttctcacCTTTatggagggaagaaaatagaAGACTTTTTTGGAAGAAATGAGGCAAAAAAGAAGATTATTGTGGGGAAACCTATTGTGAAAAATGCAAGTAACAGTGAAATCTTTCAAAGCATGGGAAAAGAAAGTTCCTCAAATGTTTCAGATCTTGACACAATATAAACTAAATCCTGATTACAAAATTTGTAAGAGTCATCATTTTCATATGGAAAACCTCAGCCCTTCAATGATGAATTCAGACTGGGACTAGCCGTGTGCAAATTAATGCAAATTAGAGCCTAAATCTTCCTAGGAGACTAATCTTTGAGAGCTCTATTTGGATTCTGTGACTCAAAATGCAAGGTAACACTGCATGTGGCCTAAAGCTTCCTTGTGTACTTATTTTTATTAcctttaatctttttttttttttaagacgATGAAGAGATACATGTTTATGAGAAGAGAAACATTTAATTAGTTAAAACAGGGTAATACCTAGGGTGACATTAACAGTAGTGTTCAATTGCATGGTAACCACTCATGTATAGCCCCTACCAAGAATTACAAGGTTTTTCCAACAATTTTGCAAgataacaaaaaaccccactaatgTTGTACTTTGCCAAACATGACTGTTATACAATGCTGTACAGTATTTTTCTAGAATAATATAAGTCAAACTGATCAGAACAGAGAAATATCTGTCATTATCATGCTTGTTTCAGATAAGGGAGATGGCTCATGTTAACATCTCATCAGTTTTAACCATATCCTTCTTTAAGTGCCTGTAACAGCACTGTCTGCACTTATTTCTATGCCCAGTTTTAGCCCTTTTGAGTACAGAGCTGTTCTTAAAATACAGATGGAAGAACTTATTTTCTTAATGGCTATTAGTAtgtttaatgtttattttctttagctaCCGTGTATTTCTAGTGGATGTGCAGGTAACTTCCTGTTGATGTAAGCATTACCTTAATATTACTAATGCTACTTACTAATTACATGCTCATATTTTATTGTACAGTGCTGAATAGGCTAATTTTAAAGGCAAGTAATATAAGGAAACAAGATTTATGTGCTTGTCAGTAATTGGGGGTGTTGTCATTTGTTTAATGACAGtttcaaaaactaaaaaatgCAACTCATGGTGGGGCTGAGGCATAGAATCATAATAAAGTAGTATAAGGTAGCATTTAAATTAggtctgtgtttgttttatctTAAACTTGCACCCTCAGAATGTGTACTAGAGCAAGCAAAAGGGATTGCAGTCTGAAATTTTGCATTCAGGACATAAACGCAAGTTATATAAGAGCAATatgagatttatttattttacttatatGCTGCGTGTAGTGCTGAAGAGAGCTTTACCTAGGAATAACTGGTTGAAAATCCTGCTTTCCTTTACTTACACgtcagtttgctgctgctgtaggtGTGGATGTTTGTGTCAGGGTATGGAgagaagtttgttttaaaaataggaaagcaTGACCTTGAGCAACAGAAAATGAGGAGGGTCACAGAGGCAGGTGCAGTACCTGAGCCTATTTTAAACCCTTTTTGGCTGAGTAGATGGTGGGAGGAGTCCCTTTAAGTTTCTTAGTTTTTGCAACCTTATACTTATGttttcacaattatttttagAGTCATGTATGAACTTCCTTTTTTATTGCAATAGTCTAAATACAGCCTTTTTCTGAGTAACGCTGTTTTTATGCattctgtgttttgtatttgtatGTGTGTTGCTGCAGTTTTTACTGCTGTTCTGAATAACGAAAAGGTTATTTTAGTCAGTTTGTAATACACTGTTAGTCTTTACATCAGCTGGAGTAGATCACCCTTAATTTGTGCTCTTATctgaaaaaatgtgcttttttttccataaagaCTTAGTTTAGAAAATGAAGATGTGAAAGAACTAAATTTAGTAGTTAGTTAAATTTGGAGTTAGTagagatttatttttaccttCCACCTCCTTGAAACAAAACCATCACTAAATATACCATATTTTCTAGGCttgttacaaagaaaaatacaccCTTAGCATGAAAAGAGACACAACTTAatctttcagttaaa encodes the following:
- the TNFRSF17 gene encoding tumor necrosis factor receptor superfamily member 17 — protein: MWSGTDSSGILWICLGLGVILILTLFTLMVLFKWKHLKQLKEKLENTDSSAEPNNSLKDNTESSVNTEEIRHTIPSETLMYSVEECTCSDCGLVKPQTGCETSFPLPATEERATVLVTTKSFDYYNYVLGVG